The window TCGGCGCTGGGTGTCGGCTCCGCGATACTGGTCCACGTCGCCTACACGGTGGCCGGCGTGGGCCTGATCATCGCGCAGTCGATCCTGATCTTCACCATCGTGAAGTGGTGTGGCGCGGCGTATCTGGTCTATCTCGGTCTGCGCTCGCTGACGGCGCGCAGCAAGCCGTTGTCGAATGGCGACCACGCCATCGCCGTGGTCGGGCAGTCGCGTTCCGCCGCCATGTCCTATGGCGTCGGCTTCCTCACCAATCTGCTCAACCCCAAGGCGACACTGTTTTTCGTGTCGCTGTTCGCCACCATTGTCTCGCACGAGACGCCGGTTTTGACGCAGCTCGCCTATGGCGCCTCGCTCGCGGTTTTTCTGGCGCTGTGGTTCTCGTTTGTTGCTGTTTTCCTGACCACGCGTTCGATGCGGTCCGCCTATGAACGGATGGGCCACTGGATCGATCGCGCGACCGGGCTGGTGCTCATTGGATTGGGCGTGCGCATCGCCCTGCAAAAAGCGAATTAACGGCAGGGGGCTCATTTGGATCGCGTCGCCATCATCACCGGAGGCAGCCGCGGCATCGGCCGCGCCGCGGCGCTGGCCGCAGCCAATCGCGGCTATCGCGTCTGCATCGGCTATGCCTCGAACGAAGCCGCGGCCCGCGAGGTCGTGGGCAAGATCGAAGCCAGCAATGGCAAGGCCATCGCCGTGCGCTGTGATGTCGCCAGCGAGGACGACATCCTCGCTTTGTTCAAGGCGGCCGATGATTTCGGCCCGCTCGGTGCGCTGGTCAACAATGCTGGTGTGGTCGACGTCTCCGCCCGCCTCGACGACATGAGCGCGGATCGCCTGCATCGCATGATGACCATCAATATCGTCGGCAGCATGCTGTGCGCCCGCGAGGCGGTAAAGCGAATGTCCACCCGCCACGGCGGCCAGGGCGGCGTCATCATCAATCTGTCGTCGGTCGCGGCCAAACTCGGCTCGCCGAACACCTATGTGGATTATGCCGCGTCAAAAGGCGCGATCGATACCTTCACGCTGGGGCTGGCTTATGAAGTCGCCAACGAAGGCATTCGCGTTGCCGGCATCCGGCCTGGCCTGATCGATACGGATATCCACGCCAGCGGCGGCGAGCCCGATCGGGCGTATCGGCTGGCCAAGAATGTGCCGATGCAGCGGGTCGGCACCGCGGATGAAATTGCCAATGCCATCGTCTGGCTGATGTCGGACGAGGCCTCTTACGTCACAGGTTCAATTCTCGACGTGTCCGGCGGACGCTGACAGTCCGCCGTCGTCGGTCAGTCAAGGAGCAGTTATGGCGAGCTACGATCTCATTGTCATCGGAACCGGTCCCGGCGGCTACGTCTGCGCGATTCGCGCGGCGCAGCTCGGCATGAAGGTTGCCGTGGTCGAGAAGAATTCGACACTTGGCGGCACCTGCCTCAATGTCGGCTGCATGCCCTCCAAGGCGCTGCTTTATGCCTCCGAACTGCTGGAAGAGGCCGATCATTCCTTCGCCAAGATGGGCATCGGCGTCGGCAAGCCGAAGCTGGATCTGCCGGCGATGATGTCGTTCAAGCAGGAGGGCATCGACGGCAACGTCAAGGGCGTCGACTTCCTGATGAAGAAGAACAAGATCGACGTGCTGCGCGGCACCGGCCGGATCGTCAGCGCCGGCAAGGTCGAGGTCAAGGCGGCCGACGGCAAGACCGAGGTCTCCGAGACCAAGAACATCGTCATCGCCACCGGCTCCGACGTTGCCAAGCTCAAGGGTATCGAGATCGACGAGAAACGCATCGTGTCGTCCACCGGCGCGCTGTCGCTGGACAAGGTGCCTTCGAGCCTGCTGGTGGTCGGCGCCGGCGTGATCGGGCTGGAGCTCGGCTCGGTGTGGCGGCGTCTCGGCGCGCAGGTCACCGTGGTGGAATTCCTCGACCGCATCCTGCCCGGCATGGATGGCGAGATCTGCAAGCAGTTCCAGCGCATCCTTGAAAAGCAGGGCGTGACGTTCAAGCTCGGTGCCAAGGTCACCGGCGTCGACACCTCCGGCAAGAAGCTGAAGGCGCAGATCGAAGCCGCCGCCGGCGGCAATCCAGAGAGCATCGAAGCAGATGTGGTGCTGGTCGCGATCGGCCGCGTGCCCTACACCGAAGGGCTCGGGCTGAAGGAAGCCGGTGTCACGCTCGACAATCGCGGTCGTGTGCAGACCGACAAGCATCTCGCCACCAATGTGCCAGGCATCTATGCCATCGGCGACGCCATCGTCGGGCCGATGCTCGCCCATAAGGCAGAAGATGAAGGGGTGGCCGTGGCAGAGATCATCGCCGGCCAGGCCGGCCATGTGAACTACGATGTCATTCCCGGGGTCGTTTACACGACCCCCGAAGTCGCCTCCGTCGGCAAGACCGAAGAGGATCTGAAGCAGGCCGGCGTGGCCTACAGCGTCGGCAAGTTTCCCTTCACCGCCAATGGCCGTTCGAAGGTCAATCAGACCACCGATGGCCTGGTCAAGATTCTCGCGGATGCGAAGACTGACCGGGTGTTGGGCGTCCACATCGTCGGTCGCGAAGCAGGCGAGATGATCCATGAGGCCGCGGTGCTGATGGAGTTCGGCGGCTCGGCCGAAGACCTGGCGCGCACCTGTCACGCCCATCCGACCCGCTCGGAGGCGATCAAGGAAGCCGCCCTTGGCGTCGGCAAGCGCACTATCCATATGTAGGAAGCGGCCGGCCCATGCCGGCTCGCCTCACTTGCGCCGTCCTGTTGCAGTGGGATGTTGATCCGGTGCCGCGTGTTGCGGCGCCGCAAGAAGCTCATGCAGGGACGCACCTTGCAAAGTTCAAGCATCTTTATTTTGCCTGCAATATTGCGAGGCCTTGCCGCGGCCTGACGGGAGCGACATGCGATTTGTTTTGAAACCGTTCTGGTTCCTGCTGGCGCTGCTGTTCCTGCTCGAAGCATGGCTGTGGGATCATCTGGTCCCCGCCATCCGCTGGATCGTGGATTCCGTTCCGTGGCAGACGCTGAAAGCGCGGTTGGCGGCTGCGATCGAGCACCTGTCGCCGCCGGCGACGCTGGTGGTGTTCCTGATTCCTGCTGCGGTCTATTTCGGCCTCGAACTCATCGCGTTGTGGCCGCTGGCCTACGGGCGCTGGTTGCTCGCGCTGATCGTGCTGGGCGTGGCCAAGGTGATCGGAGCCGCGATCACCGCGTTCGCGTTCGACGTCACGCGGCCCAAGCTGCTGCAGATGGCGTGGTTCCGCCGCGGCTACGACATCATCATCGGCTGGCGCGATGCCGCGCACCGGCTGGCCGATCCCTATCTCACGGAAATGCGGTCGTGGGTCAGGCAGATCCGGCCCGCGGCCCGGTCGCGGTTCGCCCGCTTCGTGCAACGCCTGCGCCGCCGGGCGCAGGCTGCGGTGTCGCGCCGATAGATACAATTCGACCGATCGGTATAGAAGGTTGCAGTTTTATGTGATTGCAATCTGTACTTGACGTGCCATTGGCCGTGCGAGACAACAAGCAAGCTTTGAAAGCTCCGAACGCGCTCCGTGTGAACGACGCGGTGAGCGTGCGCCGTATCTCATATTGAATGCTGATTTGACGATGCATTTTTGGGAGGCGATCCATGGCATGGAACACGCGCAATTTTTTGGCCTTCGATATTCCGAGCACTACGGGTCAAGGACCTCATTCGCTCTCCGTCACGGGGGAAGTCGAAGTCATGGCGGCGAACGAGACGCCGCATCTGTTGGAAGCACAGCAGGGGATCAATCAGTATGACCTGGTCCTTAGGCTGACTGTTACGAGCTCCGGGCAGGGCGCTGAGGTCCTGACCTGGAAGCGTGTGAGCTTCTCGAAAGAGATCGGCGATCACAAGTACCTCACCGTCACGGTTCACGAGTCGGCGACGCCTCTGATCATCAAGGTCGAGCAGGCTCAATCGTAGAGCGTAAGACCGGTTTGCCCTCGCGACAAATGCGAAGTGTTAACGCGAGAGCGCTGCTTGATCAAAAGCAAAAGCGCGATGTTGATTCGTCATCAAGTCATCGCGCTTTTGATCATGGCCGCCCAGGCGAGTCGCTGAAGCGAGCGTGGGTCGCGCTGTGTCAGCTCAGAACAGATGCACCGCGTGCGGCGCGAACAGGCCGATTGCGGTAAACCCGATGCCGGCCAACGCGAGCAGGCCGGAAACCCACGCCAGCGCAATCATGCCGGTGATGATGGTGGCTGACGCCAGCACGATGGCGATCTGGAACGCCGCCGAGGCGACCTCGAAGTGATGATACTTCGCGAGCGCCAGGTCGCGTTCATGTTCGGAGTGCTTGGCGCGCTCGGCGAGTTGTTCTGAGCCTTCGTTGGTTTCCGGCTCCGAGCGATAGCGCGCCGCGGTCTTCTGCCAGTCCTCGACCTGCTTCAGCGCAGCGGCCTTCTGAGTCGGGTCGGCGATCGTCGGAGCGATGATCCTGAGTTCTTCCGCGGCGGTCTGCACCGCGGTGCGGCGGATGGTCTTGGCCTGGAAGAACGACCAGAGATTCGACGCCTCGACATTCTTGCCGATCGATTCGGTCTGGGCGCCTTTGCCCAGCGTTTCCGACAGCGCCAGACACAGCGCGATCACCGCGATCAGCAGCGCGATCTTCTTGTTCTCGCCAGAGGCATGCTCGGCATGCTCCGCGTGCTCCATGCTTTCGTGCGCACTCATCGTGCTTCCTCCTGCCAAGTCCCACTGCCAAGTTCCGCCAACGTTTGACCGAACAGGGTGGGGTTCGCAAGAGGCAAGTCGGAGCCGAATCAGTGGAAAATCACCGGCAAATCCCGGTCATCACCGTGTCATGCGCGGGGATGGGCCGTCTTGTAGACGTCCATCAGCCGTTCGGCATCGATGCCGGTGTAGATCTGGGTGGTGGACAGCGAGGCATGTCCCAGCAATTCCTGGATCGCCCGGAGGTCGCCGCCGCGGGACAGCAGATGGGTGGCGAATGAATGGCGCAGCGCATGCGGCGTGGCGCTGTCGGGCAGGCCGAGCGCGCCGCGCAGGCTCGCCATCGCGAGCTGAATGATGCGCGGGCTCAAGGGGCCGCCTTTGGCGCCGACAAAGATCGGTCGCTCGGGCGACAGCGTATGTGGGCAGATCGCGACATAGTCGGCGATCAGCGTCAGCACGTTTTGCAGCACTGGCACCATGCGGGTCTTGTTGCCCTTGCCGGTGACCACCAGTACGTCACCGGCGCCCGGTGCGGGAACGTCGCGGCGCTTCAGGCCCAGCCCTTCCGAAATGCGCAGGCCCGATCCGTACAGCAGCGCCAGCACCGCGGCGTCGCGGGCGAGAATCCAGGGTTCGCGGTCTTCACCGGCGCGCAGATCGGCATCGACGATGCGCTTGGCCGTAGACATCTGCAGCGGCTTCGGCAGGCTCTTGCCGATTTTAGGCGCCCGGATCGCTGACAGCGCGCCGACCTTGCCATTGCCTTCGCGCTCCAGGAAACGCGCCAGTGAACGCAGGCCGGCCAGCGCCCGCATCAGCGAGCGGCTGCCGATCTCGTCTGCGCGCCGCGCCGCCATGAACGCGCGCACGTCGGTTGCTTCGAGCTTTGCGAATCGCTTCAGCGTGACGGTGCTGCCCCAATGCTCGCCCAGGAACACCATGAACTGACGCACGTCCCGCTCATAGGCTTCCAGCGTCTTCGGCGACAGCCGACGCTCGGCGCGCAGGTGCGACAGCCAACGGGTGATCTCGGTCAGCAGATCCAGCGCCGCGTAGGGGGCGAGCGCGGATTCGGCTGGCTTTGGATCGGCTGGTTTAGCCACCATACTTTGCCTCGTAGCCCGCATGAGCGGAGCGATATGCGGGACTGCCCTTGCAACAAGCCCCGGATATCGCTTCGCTCATCCGGGCTACACCATGAATGCGGGCCATCATCACGGCTTCAGGTTCAGCCTTCGTTAATTGCAGCTTACTCCGGAAACCGCTTCAGCGGCTCGGGCGTTCCCTCGGGCACCGGTGTGCGGGCGGCGTTCATGGTCATTGCCAGCAGCGTGTAATAGCCGTTGATGCCGAGAATATCGATCACGCCCTGTTCGCCGAACCTGGCGACCGCCTTGGCATAGGTCGCATCGCTGACCCGCTTGGTGCGCTGGATTTCGATCGACAGGTCGTAGGCGGCCTCTTCATCGCCCACCATGCCGGCGGGCCTTCGGCCGTCGGCAATGGCGTCGGCGATCTGCGGTGACAGGCCCGCTTTCATGGCAATGGCATGATGGGCAACCCATTCATATTGCTGGGTCCATTCCCGCGCGGTGATCAGGATCACCATTTCGCTCACGCGCGCCGGCAGGACACTCTTGAAACGCAGGTAGTCGCCCATCGCCTTGGCGCGCAGCATCACCTCGGGGCTGCGCAAAAGTGGCACGAACGGCCCGCGCACCTCATAGCCACGGCCGCCGGCGAATTCCTCGGCGGCCTTCTTTTGCGCCTCGGTGTAGCTCTGGGCGGCGATCGGCGGCATGCGGTCCTGGGCGGCCGCCGGGCCGGTCGCCAACGTGACCGTGGCGGCAACGATAAAGATCATTGTTCCGAAAGCAGGCCGAGGCATCGTTTTGTCTCCCTTTTGTTTTTATATCGCGAATGGGCACGGCGCTCGTCGCGCTGGTCCAGACCCGGCGGGGATTCTAAGTTACCCAGTCCCGCCCTTCGAGTCCGATTCGCCGCATGACCCCTCCCATCAGCACAACCCGCATTGTCGACGTCCTGGTGCCGGTCGCGCTGAACCACACCTATTCCTATCGCGTGCCCGCCGGCATGGAACTTCGGCCGGGTGATATCGTCAGCGTGCCGCTCGGTGCGCGCGAGGCCATGGCCGTGGTCTGGGCGGACAATGCCAATCCCGATCCGCGGCTGCACAACCGCCTGAAGGATGTCGGCGAGAAGTTCGAGGCGCCGCCGCTGCAGAGCGAGTTGCGCAGCTTCGTCGACTGGGTGTCGACTTACACCCTCTCCGCGCGCGGCATGGTGCTGCGCATGACGTTGCGGATGGGCGAAAACCTGGGACCGGAGCGGGTGCGCCTTGGCGTGCGGCTGGTCGGCGCGCCACCGCAGCGCCTGACCCCGGCACGCCGGCGCTTGATCGAGGTGCTGTCCGATGGCCTGCTGCACGGCAAGTCCGATGCGGCGCACGAGGCCGGTGTCAGCGGCGGCGTAGTCGATGGCCTGGTCGACGAGGGCACGCTAACGGTCGAGGTGATGCCGAAACCGCCGCCTCCGCCGGCGCCCGATCCCGCCTTCGCGGTGCCGGATTTTTCACCGGAACAGCTCAGGGGTGCCGAGGCATTGCGTGAGCTCGTCGCCAAGGGCGGCTTTCATGTCGCGCTGCTCGATGGCGTCACGGGGTCCGGCAAGACCGAAGTCTATTTCGAGGCGGTGGCGGAGGTCATGCGCCGCGGCGGCCAGGCGCTGATCCTGATGCCGGAAATCGCGCTCACCGGGCAATTCCTCGACCGCTTCTCCAATCGCTTCGGCGTTCGACCGCTGGAATGGCATTCGGAGCTGACCCCGCGCACCCGCGCGCGCAACTGGGCGGCGATCGCGGCCGGCGAGGCGCATGTGGTGGTCGGCGCGCGCTCGGCGCTGTTCCTGCCCTATGCCAAGCTCGGCCTCATCATTGTCGATGAGGAACATGACCAGGCCTACAAGCAGGACGAGGGAGCGCACTATCATGCCCGCGACATGGCGGTGGTGCGCGGCCATATTGCGAAAATTCCCATTGTGCTGGCGTCCGCCACGCCCTCGGTCGAGACCGAGGTCAATGCGCGCAAGGGGCGTTATCAGCGCGTCGCTTTGCCGTCGCGGTTCGGCGGCCAGCACATGCCGCACATCCAGTCCATCGATCTGCGTCGCGCGGCCCCGGCGCGGGGACGCTTTGTCTCGCCGCCGCTGGCGGAAGCGGTGCGGGCCACCATCGCGCGGGGCGAACAAGCGCTGCTGTTTCTCAACCGCCGCGGTTATGCGCCACTGACGCTGTGTCGTGCCTGCGGTCACCGTTTCTCCTGCAACATCTGTGACGCGTGGCTGGTCGATCATCGGTTTCGCAAGCGGCTGGTCTGCCATCATTGCGGCTTCTCGACGCCGCGGCCCGACGTTTGTCCGCATTGCGCCGCCGAGGAATCGCTCGCCGCCATCGGTCCGGGCGTCGAGCGGCTGCAGGAGGAAGCGGCGGCGC is drawn from Bradyrhizobium prioriisuperbiae and contains these coding sequences:
- a CDS encoding LysE family translocator, coding for MTLSPEFLTLFGVFVLAAIAPGADFACVLRESVSFGRRAGIVSALGVGSAILVHVAYTVAGVGLIIAQSILIFTIVKWCGAAYLVYLGLRSLTARSKPLSNGDHAIAVVGQSRSAAMSYGVGFLTNLLNPKATLFFVSLFATIVSHETPVLTQLAYGASLAVFLALWFSFVAVFLTTRSMRSAYERMGHWIDRATGLVLIGLGVRIALQKAN
- a CDS encoding SDR family oxidoreductase, translating into MDRVAIITGGSRGIGRAAALAAANRGYRVCIGYASNEAAAREVVGKIEASNGKAIAVRCDVASEDDILALFKAADDFGPLGALVNNAGVVDVSARLDDMSADRLHRMMTINIVGSMLCAREAVKRMSTRHGGQGGVIINLSSVAAKLGSPNTYVDYAASKGAIDTFTLGLAYEVANEGIRVAGIRPGLIDTDIHASGGEPDRAYRLAKNVPMQRVGTADEIANAIVWLMSDEASYVTGSILDVSGGR
- the lpdA gene encoding dihydrolipoyl dehydrogenase, whose amino-acid sequence is MASYDLIVIGTGPGGYVCAIRAAQLGMKVAVVEKNSTLGGTCLNVGCMPSKALLYASELLEEADHSFAKMGIGVGKPKLDLPAMMSFKQEGIDGNVKGVDFLMKKNKIDVLRGTGRIVSAGKVEVKAADGKTEVSETKNIVIATGSDVAKLKGIEIDEKRIVSSTGALSLDKVPSSLLVVGAGVIGLELGSVWRRLGAQVTVVEFLDRILPGMDGEICKQFQRILEKQGVTFKLGAKVTGVDTSGKKLKAQIEAAAGGNPESIEADVVLVAIGRVPYTEGLGLKEAGVTLDNRGRVQTDKHLATNVPGIYAIGDAIVGPMLAHKAEDEGVAVAEIIAGQAGHVNYDVIPGVVYTTPEVASVGKTEEDLKQAGVAYSVGKFPFTANGRSKVNQTTDGLVKILADAKTDRVLGVHIVGREAGEMIHEAAVLMEFGGSAEDLARTCHAHPTRSEAIKEAALGVGKRTIHM
- a CDS encoding DUF4337 domain-containing protein, whose translation is MSAHESMEHAEHAEHASGENKKIALLIAVIALCLALSETLGKGAQTESIGKNVEASNLWSFFQAKTIRRTAVQTAAEELRIIAPTIADPTQKAAALKQVEDWQKTAARYRSEPETNEGSEQLAERAKHSEHERDLALAKYHHFEVASAAFQIAIVLASATIITGMIALAWVSGLLALAGIGFTAIGLFAPHAVHLF
- a CDS encoding tyrosine recombinase XerC, with protein sequence MVAKPADPKPAESALAPYAALDLLTEITRWLSHLRAERRLSPKTLEAYERDVRQFMVFLGEHWGSTVTLKRFAKLEATDVRAFMAARRADEIGSRSLMRALAGLRSLARFLEREGNGKVGALSAIRAPKIGKSLPKPLQMSTAKRIVDADLRAGEDREPWILARDAAVLALLYGSGLRISEGLGLKRRDVPAPGAGDVLVVTGKGNKTRMVPVLQNVLTLIADYVAICPHTLSPERPIFVGAKGGPLSPRIIQLAMASLRGALGLPDSATPHALRHSFATHLLSRGGDLRAIQELLGHASLSTTQIYTGIDAERLMDVYKTAHPRA
- a CDS encoding carboxymuconolactone decarboxylase family protein, yielding MPRPAFGTMIFIVAATVTLATGPAAAQDRMPPIAAQSYTEAQKKAAEEFAGGRGYEVRGPFVPLLRSPEVMLRAKAMGDYLRFKSVLPARVSEMVILITAREWTQQYEWVAHHAIAMKAGLSPQIADAIADGRRPAGMVGDEEAAYDLSIEIQRTKRVSDATYAKAVARFGEQGVIDILGINGYYTLLAMTMNAARTPVPEGTPEPLKRFPE
- a CDS encoding primosomal protein N'; this translates as MTPPISTTRIVDVLVPVALNHTYSYRVPAGMELRPGDIVSVPLGAREAMAVVWADNANPDPRLHNRLKDVGEKFEAPPLQSELRSFVDWVSTYTLSARGMVLRMTLRMGENLGPERVRLGVRLVGAPPQRLTPARRRLIEVLSDGLLHGKSDAAHEAGVSGGVVDGLVDEGTLTVEVMPKPPPPPAPDPAFAVPDFSPEQLRGAEALRELVAKGGFHVALLDGVTGSGKTEVYFEAVAEVMRRGGQALILMPEIALTGQFLDRFSNRFGVRPLEWHSELTPRTRARNWAAIAAGEAHVVVGARSALFLPYAKLGLIIVDEEHDQAYKQDEGAHYHARDMAVVRGHIAKIPIVLASATPSVETEVNARKGRYQRVALPSRFGGQHMPHIQSIDLRRAAPARGRFVSPPLAEAVRATIARGEQALLFLNRRGYAPLTLCRACGHRFSCNICDAWLVDHRFRKRLVCHHCGFSTPRPDVCPHCAAEESLAAIGPGVERLQEEAAALFPDARSMVLSSDLITSIETMRAELTEIAEGRVDLIIGTQLVAKGHHFPRLNLVGVIDADLGLGNGDPRASERTFQLLNQVIGRAGREQGRGIGYLQTHQPEHPVIKALIANDREAFYDSEIEARERTGYPPFGRLASLIISAGDRPTAEQFARGLAALAPRDDQVQVLGPAEAPLAVIKGRYRFRLLVKSARGYDLSAYLRDWLAAGPKTKGNLKLEVDIDPQSFL